The following proteins are co-located in the Rhodococcus opacus B4 genome:
- a CDS encoding LuxR family transcriptional regulator, with amino-acid sequence MDSVWPLIGRDQELRRIWATIEGSGDDSGVLVAGGVGVGKTRLASAAVAILAKRHAVRWVTATASTRTLPLGAFAQWAPISQADPMKVLHTVIEALTAGDKPVVVAVDDVHLLDDLSVVVIQQLVQRGLARVVLTLRSTEPAPDTITTLWKDGFLNRLDLDPLRENDTERLLSTVLAGPVAPATAAELWNLTRGNVLFLRHLVCQERDAGRLVSDVGTWRWSGEPVVSPTLAKLITGQLGSLTDDTAEVLDYLAIGEPVDGTVLEMLTSPHAVKEVHSRGLIDMTSDNGDIAVRLSHPLYGEVRRSTGNLLQLRRLRGRLATALSTRADPTPAALLRRASLTLESELPSDLELYLVATATALRLHDAPLALRFADAGHISDSGFQAAMLHYWVLTNVGRAQDAFALLEALDQNTLTIEERQRLSVMRVGTLCWSLGDPEQARRELAIAKQAPESHESPELAAFEVLLESVQGRPEHAIAAGNVLYQAAPSDMAFVLTSCALVIAHGYSGNAANVFPLTERASALVATSSDASALEYGIVYFHIEAMFIAGYLQAAEQVMTQFVEYAANTPGTIGLFVSLLHSYVDLSRGRLSAALEVLNRADREFRTTTYDRSAVVSCRIYLILALSHRGDGKRAAELVRDLDTLNPYGFLRSACTLAKAWAAAAQDMIADAIRLARKAAAIAADRGHFGQELMCLQAGSQFGDRTTAHRLNELTALVDGPRVHAAALHANGLNSVNGETLAEASRRYEEIGDLVAATDASAQAGTLFREQQHHGSALTAIERARTLAGTHRGLDTPALRRATETKPLTRRQREVVALVSQGFTNKEIAERLGVSIRTVEGHRYHARLR; translated from the coding sequence GTGGACAGTGTCTGGCCACTTATTGGCAGGGATCAGGAACTGCGGCGCATCTGGGCGACGATCGAAGGCTCCGGTGATGACTCCGGGGTTCTTGTGGCGGGCGGGGTCGGTGTCGGCAAGACTCGCTTGGCAAGTGCCGCCGTCGCCATACTTGCCAAACGGCACGCCGTCCGGTGGGTCACCGCCACGGCCTCGACCCGAACACTTCCCTTGGGAGCGTTTGCGCAATGGGCACCGATCTCGCAGGCCGACCCGATGAAAGTCCTCCATACGGTCATCGAGGCGCTCACTGCCGGCGACAAACCCGTAGTCGTGGCCGTCGACGACGTTCACCTGCTCGACGACCTGTCGGTCGTCGTCATCCAGCAACTCGTGCAGCGCGGCCTCGCCAGGGTCGTGCTCACTCTCCGCAGCACAGAACCTGCCCCCGACACGATCACCACCCTCTGGAAAGACGGGTTCCTCAATCGGCTCGATTTGGATCCCTTGCGCGAGAACGACACTGAACGCTTGCTTTCGACAGTTCTCGCTGGGCCCGTCGCCCCCGCAACGGCGGCGGAACTGTGGAACCTGACCCGGGGCAATGTGCTGTTCCTGCGGCATCTCGTTTGTCAGGAACGAGACGCAGGACGGCTCGTGAGTGACGTCGGCACCTGGCGGTGGAGCGGTGAACCCGTCGTCTCACCCACCCTCGCCAAACTCATTACCGGCCAGCTTGGTTCACTGACCGATGACACGGCAGAAGTTCTCGACTACCTCGCGATCGGCGAACCCGTTGACGGCACGGTGTTGGAGATGCTCACCAGCCCGCATGCCGTCAAGGAAGTGCATTCCCGCGGCCTCATCGACATGACCAGCGACAACGGCGATATCGCCGTCCGCCTCAGCCACCCCCTCTACGGTGAAGTCCGTCGCAGCACTGGCAACCTCCTACAACTTCGCCGCCTGCGCGGTCGTCTCGCAACCGCTCTTTCCACCCGCGCTGATCCGACCCCAGCAGCATTGTTGCGACGGGCATCGCTGACGCTCGAATCCGAACTGCCGTCCGACCTGGAGCTTTACCTCGTCGCCACTGCCACCGCACTACGGCTCCACGATGCTCCCCTCGCCCTTCGTTTCGCGGACGCCGGACATATATCCGACAGCGGCTTTCAAGCCGCGATGCTGCACTACTGGGTGCTCACCAATGTCGGTCGGGCCCAGGATGCATTTGCCCTGCTCGAGGCGCTCGATCAGAACACGCTGACGATCGAGGAGCGACAGCGACTGTCCGTCATGCGAGTCGGCACTCTCTGCTGGAGCCTCGGCGATCCCGAACAGGCGAGGCGAGAACTGGCAATCGCCAAGCAAGCGCCCGAGAGCCACGAGTCACCCGAGCTAGCCGCGTTCGAAGTACTCCTCGAGTCGGTGCAAGGCCGACCCGAACACGCGATCGCCGCAGGAAACGTGCTGTATCAGGCTGCACCGAGCGATATGGCGTTCGTGCTCACCTCCTGCGCCCTGGTCATTGCCCACGGTTACTCGGGAAATGCAGCCAACGTTTTTCCGTTGACCGAGCGGGCCTCCGCTTTGGTCGCCACATCCAGTGATGCTTCCGCGCTGGAGTACGGGATCGTCTACTTCCACATCGAAGCGATGTTCATCGCGGGGTACCTTCAGGCCGCGGAACAAGTCATGACCCAGTTTGTCGAGTATGCCGCGAACACTCCCGGCACAATCGGATTGTTTGTCTCATTGCTCCACAGCTACGTCGACCTGTCCCGAGGTCGCCTGAGCGCTGCGCTGGAGGTTCTGAACAGGGCGGATCGCGAATTCCGTACCACCACGTACGACAGATCGGCTGTCGTCAGCTGCCGGATCTACCTGATTCTCGCGTTGTCGCATCGCGGGGACGGAAAACGCGCAGCGGAGCTGGTGCGCGATCTCGACACGCTGAATCCTTACGGCTTCCTCCGATCAGCGTGCACCCTCGCCAAAGCATGGGCGGCGGCGGCCCAGGACATGATCGCCGATGCAATCCGCCTCGCCCGGAAGGCGGCCGCGATCGCGGCCGATCGCGGCCACTTCGGCCAAGAACTCATGTGCCTGCAAGCCGGATCGCAATTCGGCGATCGCACCACAGCGCACCGGCTGAACGAGCTCACCGCCCTCGTCGACGGACCACGTGTCCACGCCGCTGCACTGCATGCCAACGGCCTGAACAGCGTCAACGGCGAAACGCTCGCCGAAGCGTCACGACGGTACGAAGAAATCGGTGACCTCGTCGCAGCGACCGATGCCTCCGCCCAAGCCGGAACTCTCTTCCGCGAACAGCAACATCACGGTTCCGCATTGACAGCCATCGAACGTGCCAGGACGCTGGCAGGCACCCACCGCGGACTCGACACTCCCGCACTGCGCCGGGCGACAGAAACCAAACCACTCACGAGGCGGCAACGCGAAGTCGTCGCCCTCGTCTCCCAGGGCTTCACCAACAAAGAGATCGCCGAACGCCTCGGAGTCTCCATCCGCACAGTCGAAGGCCACCGTTACCACGCCAGACTGCGCTGA
- a CDS encoding VCBS domain-containing protein, translated as MPDSGTTAGESEQAGSSSDATAPTAIDASGAAIAPADRPQERADTELSDSPASPAPVQGHDSAPQGSDPAPTPPTTPVTGSSGAALDPIMAEDPAARGPVPNAPAAIQDAVPATASAPEITTIDGATALTGIASDTKADASQVVTQALAPSLPTAAVDVASSVVSKVLGALGLRPFLSNDPQVPIESPTFWALAAAWCRRQEKVFTADANPTLAAAPVTTSEPIESVAVTSTASTLTSTASTGTSSTSTAGPTVGAPDRSTGVVLGSINTSGDQLGYTVTGQPSRGTVTVDETGGFRYTPTQAARQVAALDPSADYTSFDSFTVTPTSGQTSTPVTVQVPVSAARMQVAQSTTVGSNPSGAVFTGTRTYVANQGSKSVSVLDTNDTVVGTVTVGTSPTGVAANPAGTRVYVTNSGSGNVSVIDTATNTVVATVKTGTTPSAVAVNPAGTRAYVTNSGSGTVSVINTATNTVVGSPIKVGITPNAVAVSPDGTRVYVTNRSSNTVSVINTATNTVVATIRTGTTPNAVAVNPTGTRAYVTNRANNTVSVIDTATNSVVTTVAVGSQPTAVRVSPDGSAAYVVSNPDRLTVIDARTNTVVSTLSIDSPTESGDHSIALSADGSRMLVTDATDGRVRAVTLTHVNSEPTMSWTADAPRPSDGAVVVTLVDPRDPDGDPLTFTNTAPGSGSVVSDGMTFTYTPTAAARDLALQTPGEDADHFTIALADGQAVTNIVVTVAISPTEVPDILEVESTTIAVGSGPTGVVTAEDRIYVVSDEGFVRVIDPETNTVVGAPIEVDWASSNIAATSTSVYVNSPYTGAISVIDTSTGTVVDTIWVDPAPDYQGYSLAQELAVSPDGTRLYASGEDGTVSVIDTATNTVIASQLLGSYSSLEVSADGRYLYGTSGATVSVIDTASLTRTAEITVGPEWDLTRTSSEFADVSHSVTVVNGNRLYVTHHVSTVERATGSFSNGQFITDSQGRLWRVTGGYGLVSVIDIDPASATYGSTLDTVRLTGDAQDLALSPDGGRAFVTAGDGRTIAVIDTATNTVVGTFVTDGEGAVTGPYGPLRTVSISSDTLYVTDYNDGAMYAVTGALDGAPAAVLT; from the coding sequence ATGCCGGACTCGGGCACGACAGCAGGCGAGTCCGAGCAGGCCGGATCGAGTTCTGATGCCACGGCACCGACAGCGATCGACGCGTCCGGTGCCGCGATCGCGCCGGCCGACCGGCCCCAGGAACGAGCGGACACCGAACTGTCGGATTCGCCCGCGTCACCGGCCCCCGTCCAGGGTCACGACAGCGCACCCCAGGGCAGCGACCCTGCGCCGACCCCCCCGACCACCCCGGTAACGGGCAGCTCCGGCGCGGCACTCGACCCCATCATGGCGGAGGACCCGGCAGCCCGCGGACCCGTCCCGAACGCGCCGGCAGCGATTCAGGACGCAGTTCCAGCGACGGCGTCGGCTCCCGAAATCACCACGATCGACGGGGCGACGGCCCTGACAGGCATAGCGTCCGACACCAAAGCCGATGCGTCGCAGGTCGTGACGCAGGCATTGGCCCCGTCCCTCCCCACTGCGGCGGTGGACGTCGCATCGAGTGTCGTGTCGAAGGTGCTCGGCGCCCTCGGGCTGCGTCCGTTCCTGTCGAATGACCCACAGGTACCGATCGAGTCGCCGACGTTCTGGGCGCTGGCCGCGGCATGGTGCCGTCGACAGGAGAAGGTGTTCACCGCCGACGCGAACCCGACGCTGGCTGCCGCCCCCGTTACGACCAGCGAGCCGATCGAATCGGTCGCCGTCACAAGCACCGCATCCACACTCACGAGCACCGCATCCACCGGCACCAGCTCCACATCGACTGCTGGGCCGACCGTCGGTGCGCCCGACCGCAGTACCGGCGTGGTTCTCGGCTCGATCAACACGTCCGGAGACCAACTCGGCTACACGGTCACCGGACAGCCGAGCCGCGGAACGGTCACCGTCGACGAGACCGGCGGCTTCAGGTACACCCCCACCCAGGCAGCGCGCCAGGTGGCCGCCCTGGACCCGAGCGCCGATTACACCTCGTTCGACTCGTTCACCGTCACCCCGACCTCCGGGCAGACCAGCACCCCGGTGACCGTGCAGGTGCCGGTGTCGGCGGCCCGGATGCAGGTCGCGCAGTCCACCACCGTCGGGTCCAACCCGTCCGGTGCGGTGTTCACCGGCACCAGAACCTATGTGGCAAACCAGGGTTCGAAGAGCGTCTCCGTGCTCGACACAAACGACACCGTCGTCGGCACGGTGACCGTCGGCACCTCGCCGACCGGCGTCGCGGCCAACCCGGCCGGGACCCGGGTGTATGTGACCAACAGCGGCAGCGGAAACGTGTCGGTGATCGACACCGCCACCAACACCGTCGTCGCCACCGTCAAGACCGGCACCACACCCAGCGCCGTCGCCGTCAATCCCGCCGGCACCCGCGCGTATGTCACCAACAGCGGCAGCGGCACCGTGTCGGTGATCAACACCGCCACCAACACCGTCGTCGGATCCCCCATCAAGGTCGGCATCACACCGAATGCTGTCGCCGTGAGCCCCGACGGCACCCGTGTATATGTCACCAACCGCAGCAGCAACACGGTGTCGGTGATCAACACCGCCACCAACACCGTCGTCGCCACCATCAGAACCGGCACCACACCCAACGCCGTCGCGGTCAACCCCACCGGCACCCGCGCGTACGTCACCAACCGCGCCAACAACACCGTCTCGGTCATCGACACTGCCACCAACAGCGTCGTAACCACCGTCGCCGTCGGTTCCCAGCCGACCGCCGTACGCGTCTCCCCCGACGGAAGCGCGGCCTATGTCGTCTCCAATCCGGACAGGCTGACCGTCATCGACGCACGCACCAACACCGTTGTGTCCACACTCTCCATCGACTCGCCTACCGAGTCCGGCGACCACTCCATCGCGCTGAGTGCCGATGGTTCCCGAATGCTCGTCACCGATGCGACGGACGGGCGGGTGCGGGCCGTGACGCTCACCCACGTGAACTCCGAACCCACAATGAGCTGGACAGCCGACGCACCTCGGCCGTCCGACGGCGCCGTCGTCGTCACCCTCGTCGACCCCAGAGACCCCGACGGGGACCCGCTGACCTTCACGAACACCGCACCCGGGTCCGGATCGGTCGTCTCCGACGGCATGACATTCACCTACACCCCGACCGCCGCCGCCCGCGACCTCGCCTTGCAAACACCGGGAGAGGACGCCGACCATTTCACCATCGCCCTTGCCGACGGCCAGGCCGTGACGAACATCGTTGTCACCGTTGCCATCTCGCCGACCGAGGTCCCGGATATCCTCGAGGTCGAGTCGACCACCATTGCGGTCGGAAGCGGTCCGACCGGCGTGGTGACGGCCGAGGACCGCATCTACGTCGTCAGCGACGAGGGCTTCGTCCGGGTGATCGATCCCGAGACCAACACGGTCGTCGGTGCGCCGATCGAGGTCGACTGGGCGTCGTCGAACATCGCGGCCACCTCGACGTCGGTGTACGTCAACAGCCCCTATACCGGCGCCATCTCGGTGATCGACACGAGCACCGGCACCGTCGTCGACACGATCTGGGTTGACCCCGCCCCCGATTACCAGGGCTATTCCCTGGCTCAGGAGTTGGCCGTCAGTCCCGACGGGACACGCCTCTACGCCAGCGGTGAGGACGGCACGGTGTCGGTCATCGACACCGCCACGAACACCGTGATCGCCTCCCAGCTGCTCGGCTCCTACAGCAGCCTGGAAGTCAGTGCGGACGGCCGCTACCTGTACGGCACGAGCGGCGCCACCGTCAGTGTCATCGACACCGCCTCCCTGACCAGGACCGCGGAGATCACCGTCGGTCCCGAATGGGACCTCACCAGGACGAGCAGCGAATTCGCCGACGTTTCGCACAGCGTCACCGTCGTGAACGGGAACCGGCTGTACGTCACCCACCACGTCAGCACCGTGGAACGCGCCACCGGCAGCTTCTCCAACGGACAGTTCATCACCGACAGCCAGGGCCGCCTGTGGCGCGTGACGGGCGGATACGGACTCGTCAGCGTGATCGACATCGATCCGGCGAGTGCCACCTACGGCAGCACGTTGGATACCGTGCGACTGACCGGTGACGCGCAGGACCTGGCGCTGAGCCCCGACGGCGGCCGGGCGTTCGTCACCGCCGGTGACGGGCGCACCATTGCGGTGATCGACACCGCCACGAACACCGTCGTCGGGACGTTCGTAACCGACGGGGAGGGCGCGGTCACCGGGCCCTACGGTCCGTTGCGGACGGTGTCGATCTCGAGCGACACGCTGTACGTCACCGACTACAACGACGGCGCGATGTATGCAGTCACCGGCGCACTGGACGGCGCACCCGCCGCTGTGCTGACCTGA